CGCAGCATTTCAAGCTAAAATGTGTGTCGTAAGTTCTAAGTCTATCATATGTGTTAATCAGAAACCTTTGAAGGGCTTGGTACTGATCACTGGTCGCTTTTTTCCAGGTAGCAACTGTTAAATCAGTGGCAGGTGTGCGCTCCGGGAACCAACAAgttgtgtccatttgttccgGGGGGAAGCATTTCAGCGACGTACTAATACCGGAATTTGGGAGCATTGCTTTgaaaaacatttcagtgttgCTAAAGGTCAGTATACTCTGATTAATATGATGTGTTATCAATGCTAGCGTTGTAATATGAGTTCAATGTAGTTTAGTGTTGTTTGTATCTATAGATAGACGATACTGCTTCCAATAGAACGACTTTTATTGATCCGCGTGGGAAAGTTGGTGTTTACTTAGCTAAACAAGACCGAGGAAACACAATAGCAGCACAGCATTGTTTCCGGTTTATTCGAGATATCTGCTGCTTAAATAAATGTTCCTTTGTTAGAATGACGGAGACCACAGAAACCCAACAGAAATACGAGGAGCTATTCGCTCACAGATTTTCATCCGAGGATCATGAGTACCAGCAGTACGTGAACCGCCCGGCTGACCCACCACCCATCGTCGAGGACTGGAGGGGTCGTGGAGGAAACCAGAGAGGCAGGGATAACAGGTAAAGTCATCCTAACTCGCAAAGTGGTCTTAGACAGACAGCCACTCCATAATTTCAGCTCTACACGAGTTTTATGTTTCTTTATGTTTCTCCTTCGTGATTTTTGTGGTGGCGTCTATAGACTAATGCGTTCATTTAGAGCTCATTATATTGTTAAATAAAGtattatttcaaatgttttcatgAGTGAGAGTTCTTTCTGTAGACATCAAGGTTTATAGTCACAATTTTTTGGATCATTGCTTCAAAATGCTCCCCTGACACAACAATAGGAATCATATTTAGAAATGTAACTACAACAAATGCAGTTAAAACAACTTAAATAGCTCTTCTTTTTTAGGTTTGTTAGTTTGGAGTTATCTAGATTATCAAGGAAAGTTGTATTGCTATTGCATCCCTCTAATAACGAAAAAACATtaatagtaaaaaaataaatgtagttttaattgaaaaataaaacctgtGGGACTAGAGGTCACGTCTAAAGTCTATTATTTGGGTTCATATCTGTTTTTTGTGTACATAATGAATTGTTAAATGTCTTAATCAAGGTACCAGGACCGTCATGGCCACAGAGGCCGTAGctgggaaggaggaggaggaggaggcggcggcaGAGGTTGGGGAGGACACCGTGGTTGGAGAGGAGACCATCATGGGCAGCAGCGTTGGCacgacagagacacagacagggacaggcACTGGGGGCATAGAGGTGGGTATCAGTCAGGGCCTCCAAGCTCCCACCACGGGTACAACTCCCAGTATCAGAGACCACATCATGACCGATACTGACTTCTACACAAAACTACTCAGGTTTCTGTCAGTATTTAAAGCATTCACAGTCAATGACTTGCATTGCAGTAAATGTGTGGTGATGTGCAACTGTTTCTTTGTGAAGTTTTCAATACCACAGGCTCATAAGCAAGTGttaaacaatatataaatgctttactgttaaaataaaaacatatctaGCTAAATAAATGTTCAGCTCACATTTTTCATAATGCCTAacagtatttcttcattttgctCAGCCCTATAAAGATTTTTGCAGTTTTGAGTGCTGCAGCTCTTAGTGGAAGTTCTTGTTAACATGTTTGGTGGATGTGCTGGTTTACAGTACACAGTCTGTTTGTAATGCAGCTTTATTTTACTGCGTCAAAACATTATGTAAGGACTTATTGACATATGAACTAAACTGTTGTCAATAAACATGTATTTTCCTAATTTGTGTTTTGTGAGGTTGTATGGTTCAATATTCTGCTGAGCTTATCTGTGTAGTAACATGagttatatatataacatactGGATCTCCGTTGGAGGGAACAGTTTCTCTACAGTATGTTATGAAATCCAGTGTGTTCCATTGAGTCATTCAGTCCTGCTGGGATGATGAGTCAGGTTTCAATTGATTAattcattttcagtttgtttattattacattatataaacaaacaaagtatTGCAACATGTACATGTTTAAAATTTGTTGTACACGTTGAAGAGAGATAGAACTGTAAATGGGATCTAGTGTCAGAGCTGGTAGGGAGATGCTGAGTGGACATTTGGGTCGTGCATCCCAAACTTGTCTATCATCATTACACAAAGTAGGTTgacatctatccatccattttcttgaCCTGCCTTGTCCTGTTTGTGCTTTGTAATTTATGGTGCTTATGGCATGTatgtctctctccatcctctctgtcctcgcTACCTCTTCTTATCCTCCTCTACCAGGCCAACTATCAGCAGGATGGTTCTACCTTATGAGCTggatcctgctcaaggtttcttcctgttaaaagggagttttttcttgccactgtctgcttgctcgggggttcaggctctgcgTTTCTGTAAAGCATCTAGAGACAGTTTtgtaaaaagtgctatataaataagattgaattgaattgtagtacagggtcatggggggacAGGTCTGACATATATACCTAATTGATGAGAGTTGCTTCTTGCATTCTGTGCCAGGTTCAGTAGGCACAGGTTTATAGATTATCTTGAGTTAaacttgttttaaatgtgtttgtgaaggTTTTGTCTGCTTGTTGAAAGCTTAAAATTTAACTGAAGCCATATTTCTCAATATTCAGTGGAGTACGTCAGTGTAGTGGATGACACAATAAACCAAATTGCCCCCACAAATGTAGTCTGTGAAAGTCTAGCAGCATTAAAAGTAAAATCATCTAGAATAGGCCTAACGGTAATACTTCATATTGTGCAAGGCAGCTAAATTATGTATGTGCATTATTAATACATTATTGCTACATGCATCACTGGCTATGGCACATGTAGCTTATTGCCTGGAGATGCCAGTGCTTGTGTTTCTCGGTCCATTTATAGCAGATCTCAGTTAAACGTCAAAGGATGACTTTGGGCCTCTTCAGTGATCCACAGAAAACCTCTGCATTGTTTCATCGCTACCTGTGATGTGGTTTCTATTTGCGGCTGTGGTAAAGATGGGGTTAACAGTTCATTTGGACTTCAGCGGTGCAATCAGCTGTGATGATAACggagggagggaagaaggaGGTTAGGgcgaaagtgtgtgtgtgtgtgtgtggggggtgttGAAATGGCACACTGCAGAGAATGCTGCAATCAGTTGAGATTAGAGAATCTGCATCGTAGACTGCTGCTGTGGCTTCACAGGGGATGGAGGGAAAAGggatttatttacaaaataataaaatgaaacactTAGGTggcatttttacatttaacaaCGTGTGGGACATTTGTTAAACATGGAGAATTAAAGACAAGAGTGTAAAAGTGGCCAGTGCATCATGGGACAGTCACCACAGTCATCCTGAAATTCATCAGTCCAAGaggtgatttgttttgtttcctaacATTGGGGTAGACGAGTGCATGGGTACATGTACGTATGTGACTTATTCTGCAGAAAGTTAGAAatctaaaaacattttttaaagaatttacaACTTTACTTTTATCTTTCCATCCAAGGAAATGAGGACACGGGGTCAACACTAGGGATTTACAGGGTTGTACAAAATTCAGAATTGAATTGAGAATGACCACTAAATTCCAACTCAG
This portion of the Parambassis ranga chromosome 3, fParRan2.1, whole genome shotgun sequence genome encodes:
- the LOC114433943 gene encoding RNA guanine-N7 methyltransferase activating subunit-like, giving the protein MTETTETQQKYEELFAHRFSSEDHEYQQYVNRPADPPPIVEDWRGRGGNQRGRDNRYQDRHGHRGRSWEGGGGGGGGRGWGGHRGWRGDHHGQQRWHDRDTDRDRHWGHRGGYQSGPPSSHHGYNSQYQRPHHDRY